Proteins encoded in a region of the Candidatus Zixiibacteriota bacterium genome:
- a CDS encoding ATPase: MRCSKCLLPESMPRIKFDDSGICNYCHSYKRQKILGEKALASIINRFRHKNNDYDCIVNISGGRDSSYTILKMVKDYKMRVLAVNYQNPFTHPLATENIDKIKNILGVKLISFSFKPGFHQRILRDNLKALLKRPDPAMVPMVCISCKLIWKNILDIAKNYNIKLIVSGGNYFEQTSFKRVLLGSDQNQDIKKYYSRYIAGLTFRALRNFRYLRPQTLLPTIKGYLYSNPYSPMVRFKARDTMKIDLFYYLPWNEKEVVGRIQNELDWLYPKEGSGSWRFDCLIGHLKDYFYLKTLGLTEKDDFYSKLIREGIMTREEGLKRLEIENEVNVDSLNKVLNMVGINYNLLENLLTNNTND, encoded by the coding sequence ATAAGATGTTCAAAGTGTTTACTGCCAGAGTCTATGCCGAGAATCAAATTCGATGATAGCGGTATCTGCAATTACTGCCATTCATATAAAAGACAAAAGATATTAGGCGAGAAAGCATTAGCATCAATCATCAATCGTTTCAGGCATAAAAACAATGACTATGACTGCATAGTAAATATAAGCGGCGGTCGGGACAGTTCATATACCATCCTTAAAATGGTGAAAGATTATAAAATGAGAGTTCTGGCTGTGAATTACCAGAACCCCTTTACGCATCCGTTGGCAACTGAAAACATCGATAAAATTAAAAATATACTTGGCGTTAAACTTATCAGTTTTTCTTTTAAACCCGGTTTTCATCAAAGAATACTCAGAGATAATCTTAAAGCCTTATTAAAAAGACCAGACCCGGCTATGGTGCCAATGGTTTGTATCTCATGCAAATTAATCTGGAAAAATATTCTTGATATCGCTAAGAATTATAATATCAAATTAATTGTTTCCGGCGGCAACTATTTTGAACAAACATCTTTTAAAAGAGTTCTTCTGGGGAGCGACCAGAACCAGGATATTAAAAAATATTATTCCAGATATATAGCTGGCCTTACCTTTCGAGCGCTCCGAAATTTTCGCTATTTAAGACCGCAAACTTTATTGCCAACAATTAAGGGCTATCTTTACAGTAATCCCTATTCGCCTATGGTCAGATTTAAAGCTCGCGACACAATGAAAATAGACCTGTTTTATTACCTTCCCTGGAATGAAAAAGAAGTCGTCGGTAGAATTCAAAATGAATTAGACTGGTTATACCCGAAGGAGGGTTCTGGCAGTTGGCGGTTCGATTGCCTGATTGGTCATCTAAAAGATTATTTTTATCTAAAAACCTTAGGCCTTACCGAAAAAGATGATTTTTACAGTAAGCTTATCAGGGAAGGTATAATGACGAGGGAAGAAGGATTAAAGCGTTTAGAAATTGAAAACGAAGTAAATGTTGACAGCCTTAATAAAGTACTGAATATGGTTGGCATTAATTATAATCTATTAGAAAATTTACTGACTAATAATACTAATGATTAG